In Megalobrama amblycephala isolate DHTTF-2021 linkage group LG9, ASM1881202v1, whole genome shotgun sequence, the sequence atttatatttatttgatcacaatAAAGTGGCCTCGGTATCTGGATAACTGATCTGATTTCTTTTTCCcacacaatatttaaattaggcACATTTGAAAGGCAGATTactttatttcacatttaacaaaaaaacaccAATTCATTTTCTCAACAAATTATGGTGAAATTCCAATCAGCTATtcaactcaaaacacctgcaaatgTCTCCTGAGCCTTGAAAATGGTCTCTCAGTTTGGTTCACTAGGCTACATAATCATGGGGAAGATCTaacagttgtccagaagacaatcattgacacccttcACAAGGAGGGTAAGCCACAAACATTCATTGCCAAAGAAGCTGGCCGTTCACAGAGTGCTGTATCCAAGCATGTTAACAGAAAGTTGAGTGGAAGGGAAAGTGTGGAAGAAAAAGATGCTCCACCAACTGAGAACCGCAGCCTTGAGAGGCTTGACAAACAAAATGGATTCAAGAATTTGGGTGATCTTCACAAGGAATGGACTGAGGCTGGGGTCAaggcatcaagagccaccacataCAGGCGTGTCAAAGAATTTGGCTACAGTTGTCGTATTCCTCTTGATAAGCCACTCCTGAACCACAGACAACATCAGAGGCATCTTACCTGGGTAAGGAGAAGAAGAACTCGACTGTTACccagtggtccaaagtcctcttttcagatgagaGCAAGTTTTGTATTTCATTTGGAAGCAAAGGTCCTAGAGTCTGGAGGAAGGGTGGAGAAGCTCATAgcccaagctgcttgaagtccagtgtgaagtttccacagtctgtgataatttgggctgccatgtcatctgctggtgttggtccactgtgttttttGAAAACCAAAGTCACTGCACCCATTTACCAAGACATTTtagagcactttatgcttccttctgctgacaagctttatggagatgctgatttcattttccttCAGGATTTGGCACCAGCCCACACTGCCAAAAGCACCAAAAGTTGGTTAAATGACCATGGTTTTGGTGTGCTTcactggccagcaaactcgcttgacctgaaccccatagagaatctggatccttaaggctgatttatacttctgcgtcgagtgTACACCGTAGCTACAGCATAGGCTGTTTATACCACGcgtagcctgacgtgcacctcttcaaaatgtaacaacgcgtcaattcgacgcggaccgcaagcgctgtgattggtctgctagaacccctccctcaggTCAAAAACCGGCGCGGAGCACTCGGAGAAGAGAGAGCGctttcaacttccataggaatgaaaaaacgttctgtttcaggggacacatacagtcaaactgcaacaaaagtcgttacctatttgccgcttctctgccgtttctttatgtaagcttctctgacaacgtacatgacgAGCTGCTTTTTTTTCGGCTTTTGCcttgatactcaacatgaccGTGGACACTGCctcctagtggtctgcatgcacgtcgATGTGGACAACgacacagaagtataaatgaaaacagacgcatagcctaCGGCGCAGAGGCTCCAGCGTAGGTCCgacacagaagtataaatcagcctttagaaAACgtatcacttttaccagtaaatggctgcagagctccactatttgctatgtgttATGTGACTGACTGAAatacatcttttcacaagtttttttcagttggattcatgcctaaatattatgaaatcacaattataacaataaaagctactttttgtcaaagtttaggattttttgtaataaaaatcagtttttcaatattgttagaaaatggaaaaaaaaaatcctcaaaatcaacatttttgagaACCTTCAGTacgaaaaaaaaatcctaaactttgacaaaaagtagcttttattgttataattgtgatttaataatatttagacatgaatccaactgaaaaaaaaaaacttgtgaaaagatgtacaggtgctggtcatataattagaatatcatcaaaaagttgatttatttcactaattccactcaaaaagtgaaacttgtatattacattcattcattacacacagactgatatatttcaaatgtttatttcttttaattttgatgattataactgacaactaaggaaaatcccaaattcagtatctcagaaaattagaatattacttaaaaccaatacaaagaaaggatttttagaattgttcagacactttgcatcacagaaatacattatattttaaagaatataatagaataccattattttaaattgtaataatatgtgacctgatccagcaaaatgagtcacagtgacccaaatttcaaaattgagattttggtatcaatggaaagatgagacaataagctttaaaatgatatcctagtcaaagtcataccttgaatggttttaaagatatacccattttaattatggtcgtctgccctctttttcaaattgaaaacctgagaaaatcacttttaaagttttttgcccgttttttgttgatatctttcaaaatccattgcatttaaagggataaactatttattttacagcttaatttgaccaaagacatttatatatgtataaatgctattaaaccaggctgaagctcaaattattttaaagtatttatttgaattaaccctttaagacctgaaggcttttttagagttcttttttttttttttttctgagcgacacacacaaaagtaaagactcataactccaaaactctagcaaggagagtcaaaaggtaggtatcatttgatacaaaacattttaaattttaagaaaatataaattacattacatttggacattttcttgccgagaaacagctgataaaagacaaaaaatatatataatttttaaaaataatttttctttttttatttgacatggaataactcaggaacacaataagatcgctaaaaaaaatcttttttggtgatgctctcctatatgtgagctgcatctggttcaaatttcgtggtgatattataaagaatagtttgaaaaattgttgttcatttttccgcagccaggtggcgccaacgggcggtaaactccggtttagaggcacttctcaggagtttttcaaaatggttagatgcattaaaaagatgagattctaagatttaaaatgatatctattttgtgttattccacgttggaaaacgaacatggatgggtccgggaacattggatacacactgcatctcGGAGAGATgaaagacatgtttttagccaagtatgttaaatcatttcgtgagtaatatcttgtgatcaacgcaatatattatattgattttggattcattttaatcatgagaatctgctttaaatattgatgtgcgatttttatgatctgtgcatttttcatgaagttatgagcacgtgaaatacaTACCCAGAGGAAAAGAAAATCTGAAAAGAGATCTccaaaatgtttcatttatttcTCCTAGACAACTTTGAGATCCATATGACACCAAACTGAGACAAAGGTTTATTTCTCCTGTGTCTCAGGCTTTTCTCTGGAGCAATAAGATGCACTAAATCTCAATTTAGTCTCCTTTTAAGTTTCAGAATAGATCTCAACAAGCTCTAATATAATGCTCAGAGTTTCTCAACTTCTGTGTCTCTTTGTGATCTCAGACAGAGTTCTCTCCATGAACTCAATATAACTCTTATCCCAGCTTCAATTCATGCATCTCATGCTTAACTCAGATAGAGCAAAGGAAGAGATTTCCACAAGTGCTCATTGAATTCTAAGACTTGGATCACTGTCTTGGTTGTTTCATATGATATCTTAATCCacatgattttttaaatataatgtattactgtatgaataaattaattgtaAATCTTTTATTTTAGGCTGCAAAGACCCTCttcttttatattattttctataaatgATTTGAAATATTTCACTGCATGTAATTcagtaaaataattttattaaccacacaaaacacattgcaaaattaaaaacagtaatttattGGTAACTTGAGAGCAAAGAAATtacaatttcaacatttcagaTGTATCAAAGTTTAACTGCCAAAAACTCAtatcattaataattttaatgttgTATATTCAGATGTATGCATCTTCTCATGTTAGCCCCAAAGTGACCTTTTTGTATGACAATAGATTTGCCCATATAAAACAGTTGAGATGGCATCACAGTTGTCCAtcaacatattttacattttcagtagGGATTTTCAACTAGTTAAATCATGGGCCCTTTTGTTCAAAATAAGATCATATCTTTGACTTTATAATATCTTTAGTCCCTTTCAAGTTTGTTAGGGAAATGTGCAGCAAACACAATACCAGGCATCGAGGACAAATCAATGAACATCAACTTTGCCAAAATACTTTCAAGTCCTACCACTGTCTTTCTCACAGGAACTTCCAGGAGGCTAACAATATGGAAACACGTTCCACCTGTCAAAGTATCTTGTAGAAGATTTATGCTTGCAACtgcaaattcattcaaaaacgcaAGTTTTATCTCATTCTGACCTTCATTGGGTTCTTTGTAGGAACACAATAATTTAATCTGTCCATATTTGATCTGCGCACCATCACAAAATAACACTGTGTAATTGTTTCGTCTTTTGGCTTTGACATACTGCTGGGAAGTGTAAATTATTTTCCCTATTTGAGCTCTGTTATATGCCTTGACCACATTACTATGTAAAGCCTGACCAAGAAACTGTTCCAGAAGAAAAATATCATCAGTTTCAAGACATCTATTGAATGATGCCCCTAACATGGCCACAATATTGACAACATTACTTGGTTGATAACTATTGCTATTTGTCATTCTGGCCAAAAACTCAGTAGTTACTATGTTCAGCTTTATGTTTTGTGTGATGCTAGGGAGATATTGTATAGTCTTTACAGCATTTACCATTTGGGCAGGTATATTCTGGGTTCCATGTATAAGACGGAGCAAGTACCCATTTTTGTCTTCAAAGTGAAAGCAAGAGTGTGTCCACAGAGGTCCAAGAGCTCTTACACTATCAGCTAAATGGACAAGTAAGTGCAAATTGGCTGTCATGTATCGCTCACCATAGAGTCCACTCATTTGAGAACAGAAATTCCAGAGTAGTTTCTCAGCATGATCTATTTGAGCAGGGGTTATTGACTCCATCAGAAGAATAAAGATTGCTTCACTAAGGAGCAGGAAATGGTTGTAGTACAGTCCTGCAAGAATGCCCCGGAATACAACTGGCCcgaaaaacagcaaaatggaCCGATACTCAGATGCTTTAAAGAACATCCTGTGAGAAGACACAGAACGAGGGAATCGAATCATAAATGGTGGCCTTATTTCTTCCAGACGTTTGTCAACTTCTTTGATTGATCTGACCATACTGAATGCACATCGAGAGAACTCTGTGGAAAACCACAAAAACATCAATAGACGCATTACTCCCAGTAGTACACAATGCATGTAGTCTATACCTGTGCCCAAGACCAAATCATAGCTTGTTAGTCTGCTGAGAAACGTAGGTCCCTTCACCCCACGAACAACGCTGTTGGAATCATAGGCCATCTTAGCATAATCTACAAACCCCTTGTGAGTACGAGGCGGGCCTTTTGGATCTGTCTTCTGGAAAGGAAAGGCATGGACATGACCTCTCTCTCCAGTCTTCACTGTTTGACCTGGCTGTTCACACTTTAGACACCCAAAATGTCCATTGAATTGAACAGTATTAAGTACCAAAGCTTTTGCAGGCAAATCGCAGGTTCCTGCAATTGTAAAGGCTTTGCATATGAAAGGTTCTTGAGCTCCTGCAAACTGAAGAGAAATTCCTTCTCTTTCAATTTTGTTCAGAGTGCCACACAGTGGTTCAAGGAATGTCAACATTGACGGCTTTGAATCCCCAAACCAAACACCTGCAAATATCATGTTTTCTCGTTTCGTGCGTTCAACAAAATTTAACTCGTTTATGACACAATAAAAAGGCCAAACAGAAAACTTTGAAGACTTAAAAATAGGTATACCGTCTGTGTTCCACATTAACGAAATGTTTCTGGAATCACTGAGAGGCCCATTGCAAGTAGTTAATTTCTGATAGGTTTTTCCGTCATATATTTCTTCAATACTGTCATGACATTttttatgtctattaaacctgaACTTAAGTTTTTCTTCAAAACCTTCCTGAGCAAACAATCTCTTCAGTTGTGCTTCAATGGGAACCTCAATAAAATAGGAGGTTGACCCCTCCATCGACACATTGGCTTCACAGGTTTTACACTGGGTGTCTATACTCTCAACAATCATGAAGCATGAGCTACAATATGTGTGCAAAAGCAGAGAGGAGGGATCATCAAATAACTGTTTAAATTTGTGTAAATTTTTAAGACACTCAGTCTGTGTATCAGAGGGGCAGTGCAGAGATATTAATGTAAGCAAATCACTGAGAGCTTTTCCTgttattttgtgtctgtttgCAAAAGTCATTATGAGGAGAAGACTCTCTGCAACAGAAATTGGTGCATTTCTGTACAGTGGATGATCTACAGTGTTTGTAGAGCTTTCGAGTTCTGTTCCCTCCTCTAGGTTAAGCTCAAAACTGTCTTCAAATGAGAGGTCATCATCAATTGAAAAGTCTTCATCAAATAACGCATTGTCATCTAAAGTCCCTTCTTCAACAAATTCAGGTAGGTGCTCAGGAAATGTTTGCATGTAAATAGGCTGTTCAGGCTCTGATTCAACATTAAGACCAGAGTGATGCATCTCACTTGTGTGTCCATAGCATTGGGATGAATGGTTGGCATAATGGATGTTACACACATTTGTGTTTGAAGAATCTTCCAAATTAGCAGATCTGGTCACTTGCTCGGTGCTGCAATCATCTGACCTCCAGTTTGTTgcttctagaaaaaaaaaacaattgattAATTTGCTTTTACTTGATTGGTGAATTTATGGCTTACTAGTCTCaacatgtttatttttcattatactTATGCTAAACACATTACTAATTACTAGACTATTAAAGTGTTATAATAATCACCTGAGCTGTCAGTAAACCCTTGACAACCCAAGTGAGGTTTGAAGGTCTCACTTCAGTAACAGTGTTTTATTGGACACATTaacttttatttgaattaacgcTCCAGTCGATCAAAATTTAAAGCTTTGCAACATGCGATTTCCACAGAATAAATAAACTACATGCCATCTTGGAGACTGAAGGAAATGGAGTtagttgttttacatttttgcacATGTTTTACCTCTATTTTCCTGTCCTTGTGTGTCCTGCAGAAAACCGAGAATGATAATACATTAAGCATATTTAACACTCACATGCAAATTTATAAGACATACCTAGGTTACAACAATGCAGTATATACTGTAGGAAATCCTGCTATAAATTCTCCCCTCATGGggattaaaatattaacattttattggaACTGTTTAAAAGAGGTGATTATTTACTTGGATGgccattttttaaactgtacTTTGTAGTGCTGTAGAACACTACTACATAGGTCAGACATGTTCTTAATATTTTGCTAATTCCACATATAAAGGTGATCTTAACAGACTTGTCAtttcaaacaaatattttattgttatataaaattattgagGAACATTGTCAGAACCAATGGAGCTGATGAAATGTAGCTGAGTAAAGAACATAGcagctaaatatatatatatattttttatttttttatttttataaattaccTGAAAGACACACTTCAGTAAAAGGGAAGTTGTTAAAATATGACTTTGGTAAAAGCTAGTTACCCACATGAAAAAGACTTTAGTAGAAGATGAAAGTATATGATATCACAGTAAATGTACTTCAGTTTCAAAAGTGTAAGtaaattacataatatttacatgtatgcgTTGGTTGATTATGTCCTGGCCAATTATCAGATTTGTTATTGACCTGAATCAGTTAAGTCATTCATGTAAATTAATCGGAAAATGTGCTGTTTTGACTCTGAAGTTTAATGTAATCTGTAAAGCAAATGGAAACTATACCGGTAGTTATCAGATAAATGTAGTgtagtaaacattaaaatattattggtagcactttattttacagtcctgttctccatgtacatactatgtacttattatagtaattacaataactaTGTAATAAttaggtactaaccctgaacctacccataaacctaaccctaccccatgtagttaccttgtATTACCAGAACTTTCTTAGATAAATACACTGTAAGTACACTATAAGTACATGtaagtacacgtactgtaaaataaagtgcaaccataTTATTTTTCCCTAAAATGTNNNNNNNNNNNNNNNNNNNNNNNNNNNNNNNNNNNNNNNNNNNNNNNNNNNNNNNNNNNNNNNNNNNNNNNNNNNNNNNNNNNNNNNNNNNNNNNNNNNNNNNNNNNNNNNNNNNNNNNNNNNNNNNNNNNNNNNNNNNNNNNNNNNNNNNNNNNNNNNNNNNNNNNNNNNNNNNNNNNNNNNNNNNNNNNNNNNNNNNNNNNNNNNNNNNNNNNNNNNNNNNNNNNNNNNNNNNNNNNNNNNNNNNNNNNNNNNNNNNNNNNNNNNNNNNNNNNNNNNNNNNNNNNNNNNNNNNNNNNNNNNNNNNNNNNNNNNNNNNNNNNNNNNNNNNNNNNNNNNNNNNNNNNNNNNNNNNNNNNNNNNNNNNNNNNNNNNNNNNNNNNNNNNNNNNNNNNNNNNNNNNNNNNNNNNNNNNNNNNNNNNNNNNNNNNNNNNNNNNNNNNNNNNNNNNNNNNNNNNNNNNNNNNNNNNNNNNNNNNNNNNNNNNNNNNNNNNNNNNNNNNNNNNNNNNNNNNNNNNNNNNNNNNNNNNNNNNNNNNNNNNNNNNNNNNNNNNNNNNNNNNNNNNNNNNNNNNNNNNNNNNNNNNNNNNNNNNNNNNNNNNNNNNNNNNNNNNNNNNNNNNNNNNNNNNNNNNNNNNNNNNNNNNNNNNNNNNNNNNNNNNNNNNNNNNNNNNNNNNNNNNNNNNNNNNNNNNNNNNNNNNNNNNNNNNNNNNNNNNNNNNNNNNNNNNNNNNNNNNNNNNNNNNNNNNNNNNNNNNNNNNNNNNNNNNNNNNNNNNNNNNNNNNNNNNNNNNNNNNNNNNNNNNNNNNNNNNNNNNNNNNNNNNNNNNNNNNNNNNNNNNNNNNNNNNNNNNNNNNNNNNNNNNNNNNNNNNNNNNNNNNNNNNNNNNNNNNNNNNNNNNNNNNNNNNNNNNNNNNNNNNNNNNNNNNNNNNNNNNNNNNNNNNNNNNNNNNNNNNNNNNNNNNNNNNNNNNNNNNNNNNNNNNNNNNNNNNNNNNNACGATTATGAATTGTTAGCCACATCTTTAACTTTCCAACAGTGTTAACTCATACTAACTCTACAATAAAAAAGCAACGTCAaaccaaatatatataatattttccaATATTCACTTACCAAACTTCGCTCGCTTTGCTCGAGTTGAGAAGTCCACGACCGTTAGAGAAGTGCCTCAAGTGCATTCAGTGCGTGCCCGCCCAATTCTTCAATATCGCCGATTCcgggagatttttttttttttttttttttttttttttttttttttttaaatcttggtTAAAGCGTTCTAAACCGTTACCAAACCAGCTAAATCGCAAGATTACAcactttcaactgaagaaaaaaaaattccaaaatCGAACGTGGACAAGGTACAAGATTGAGTGTTTAATGACTACAATGAGGTTAAAACTGCAAACCCATGAAGCATTGCGCTTTTCTAGATGCGACCTGAttggtagatttttttttccccattaaaaattttcattaaacattttcagagagaagacattttatatatatatatatatatatatatatatatatatatatatatatatatatatatatataaaatttgctTTGTGTACTGTGTTAGACTGTCTTAGTATTGTGCTTTTGTTGGTTTGCTTACTTCTGTTGTCCTCTATTATAAATCTCTTTGGATAAAATTTTTTCCTGAATAATGTAGGCTAAtgtatttaaagttttaatgaatttaaagTTTATGGTGTTTCTTAATTATTGATGAAACCTTGTTGATAGAGAGCAATAAACCCACATTGCAAACAGGAATAGGGGAAACAGCTTtgtgtataaaaaatattatcaatTATAAAAATATCTGTGGGAAAAGACTGGCCACACATATGTGGTCCACAGTTCTATATTTTACATGTGGGCCAAATAATACACTGAACAGTTGGCCCATATCTTGTTTGCCGTCTTAAAGACGGTTCCATCTCCACCATAACCGGGCCATGTTCGGTTCACATGCCTTATGCCAGTGCCGACTGAATACCAGATGTGCCGGCCTAATGCCAAATTAGGGCCAAAAGTCTTTGCTACCTGGGCGGTTGTGTACTGATGATCCGAAAACCGTTGCAACCGATTCTACTCGAGAACGAGATTGAGATTCGAgaaccgcgagagcgattcaagGAGTCGCTTGTTTGCTCTCGCTGTAGTTTGATTACGtaattttttatctttatatcaccttgtttagaaattaaataagctgtccatggattatttatgaaacaaataaatgtttagttTGATAAATCTAATTGTttccaatctttaaaaaaaaataact encodes:
- the LOC125275512 gene encoding uncharacterized protein LOC125275512, with the translated sequence MHHSGLNVESEPEQPIYMQTFPEHLPEFVEEGTLDDNALFDEDFSIDDDLSFEDSFELNLEEGTELESSTNTVDHPLYRNAPISVAESLLLIMTFANRHKITGKALSDLLTLISLHCPSDTQTECLKNLHKFKQLFDDPSSLLLHTYCSSCFMIVESIDTQCKTCEANVSMEGSTSYFIEVPIEAQLKRLFAQEGFEEKLKFRFNRHKKCHDSIEEIYDGKTYQKLTTCNGPLSDSRNISLMWNTDGIPIFKSSKFSVWPFYCVINELNFVERTKRENMIFAGVWFGDSKPSMLTFLEPLCGTLNKIEREGISLQFAGAQEPFICKAFTIAGTCDLPAKALVLNTVQFNGHFGCLKCEQPGQTVKTGERGHVHAFPFQKTDPKGPPRTHKGFVDYAKMAYDSNSVVRGVKGPTFLSRLTSYDLVLGTGIDYMHCVLLGVMRLLMFLWFSTEFSRCAFSMVRSIKEVDKRLEEIRPPFMIRFPRSVSSHRMFFKASEYRSILLFFGPVVFRGILAGLYYNHFLLLSEAIFILLMESITPAQIDHAEKLLWNFCSQMSGLYGERYMTANLHLLVHLADSVRALGPLWTHSCFHFEDKNGYLLRLIHGTQNIPAQMVNAVKTIQYLPSITQNIKLNIVTTEFLARMTNSNSYQPSNVVNIVAMLGASFNRCLETDDIFLLEQFLGQALHSNVVKAYNRAQIGKIIYTSQQYVKAKRRNNYTVLFCDGAQIKYGQIKLLCSYKEPNEGQNEIKLAFLNEFAVASINLLQDTLTGGTCFHIVSLLEVPVRKTVVGLESILAKLMFIDLSSMPGIVFAAHFPNKLERD